From the Spirochaetota bacterium genome, one window contains:
- a CDS encoding DUF721 domain-containing protein — MRFRFKEPREGKILSLGSLLSSIVGEFQLDESFIFENIRSNWSLIVGDIISTHSAPVRIVRETLIIAADHSVFAGELHMLRESLLNKIKDRLGADIIRNIRVEIKKLR; from the coding sequence ATGAGGTTCAGATTCAAGGAGCCCAGGGAAGGTAAAATTTTATCTCTTGGAAGTCTTTTGTCCTCGATTGTGGGAGAATTCCAGCTTGACGAGTCGTTCATCTTTGAGAATATTCGATCAAATTGGTCCTTGATTGTTGGAGACATAATTTCGACTCACAGCGCCCCGGTGAGAATTGTACGGGAAACCCTTATCATCGCCGCTGACCATTCGGTCTTCGCCGGCGAGTTGCATATGCTCAGGGAATCCCTGCTGAATAAGATAAAGGACCGACTTGGAGCAGATATTATCAGGAATATTCGCGTTGAAATCAAAAAGCTCAGGTAG